The Streptomyces sp. JB150 genomic interval CAGGGAGCGCTTGGGCCCCTCGGGATTCGTGGCTTCGTTCATCGCATGCACCGGCTCGAGTCGGCCCTGGGAGCGGTCCTGGGCAGTGATGGTGGCACTGTCTGCGGTGGTGGTCACGTCGGCCCCTCTCGATGGTCTCCCTGCTGCACAACGGTAGTTGCTTTCGAAAGGTTGCGCCAAACACACGTTCGAGTGAAAAACCGCGTTTCACCTGTCGTGATCACGGGTCTCGGTGTATGGCTAACGCGGTGCCGTGCGGACAAATGCGCCCATTGTTGTACTCTTCACCGCCGGGGAAGCGCCCTTCTGGGGTGAGCCCACAGTCTGCCATCCGGGGTCCCGTCAACCGGGCACCGGCCCCCGTACGCGCACGAGTCCTCCGTCATCTCCGCGCGGCGGCCACGCTATCTCCCCAAGGTGTCCGCACGGCCCAATCGCGCGCGTGCGCTCCGCGCGGGCGACACGCGGCCTGTCCTGCGTCTCCGTGCCGATCCCCACATCTAGTGGTTGGATTGCGACAGTGGCCCAGAAGTTGTGGTCCCCCGGGTCATCGAGCCCGCCGCGATCGCCTATGCTGGTGGCTGCTTCGAGGGGCCCGTGAGGCCTACGAGGCTATTGAGTCTGCTGTGAGGAGGGTTGGAGTCCATGCACTGCCCCTTCTGCAGGCACCCCGACAGCCGCGTCGTCGACAGTCGTACGACCGACGACGGCACGTCGATCCGCAGGCGCCGCCAGTGTCCTGACTGCTCCCGTCGTTTCACGACGGTGGAGACGTGCTCGCTCATGGTGGTGAAGCGGTCCGGAGTCACCGAGCCATTCAGCCGTACCAAGGTCATCAACGGCGTGCGCAAGGCATGCCAGGGGCGGCCTGTCACCGAGGACGCGCTCGCCCAGCTCGGCCAGCGGGTCGAGGAGGCGGTGCGGGCCACCGGAAGTGCCGAGCTGACCACCCACGACGTGGGTCTGGCCATACTCGGCCCGCTGCAGGAGCTCGACCTCGTCGCCTATCTGCGCTTCGCGTCCGTCTACCGGGCGTTCGAGTCGCTGGAGGACTTCGAGGCGGCGATCGCAGAACTCAGGGAGCAGACGGGACACCGCGCGGCGGGCGACGAGGATGCCGGCGCGGGGAGCCGGGAAGACGACTGCGGGTCGGGAGGGGCCGTACAGGTCCCCGAGCCCGCGGGTGCCGCCGACTGACCGAGGGGCCGGGTCCGGACGCGCGTTCCGGATCCGGCAGGTCGGCGGCGATCGAAGACCTGTTGCGGGCGGCAGCGAGAGGTGCCCGCAACATCAGACAGAACATCGTGCTCCGGGAACAATGGAGCACTTCAGGGCGTTTTCGCCCGTACAGGGAGGCGGCATGACAGAGACGGCGAGCGGTCCGGCACGAGGTTCCCGGGTAAAGGGTGCCAAGACCGGCAAGGGCCTGCGCATCGAGCGCATCCACACCACCCCCGGCGTGCACCCGTACGACGAGGTGACCTGGGAGCGCCGTGACGTCGTCATGACCAACTGGCGCGACGGCTCGGTCAACTTCGAGCAGCGTGGCGTCGAGTTCCCCGACTTCTGGTCGGTGAACGCGGTCAACATCGTCACCAGCAAGTACTTCCGCGGTGCCGTCGGCACCCCGCAGCGCGAGACCAGCCTCAAGCAGCTGATCGACCGCATCGTGAAGACGTACCGGAAGGCCGGTGAGGACTACAAGTACTTCGCCTCGCCCGCCGACGCCGAGATCTTCGAGCACGAGCTGGCGTACGCCCTCCTGCACCAGATCTTCAGCTTCAACAGTCCCGTCTGGTTCAACGTCGGCACCCCGCAGCCCCAGCAGGTCTCCGCCTGCTTCATCCTGTCCGTCGACGACTCCATGGAGTCGATCCTCGACTGGTACAAGGAAGAGGGCATGATCTTCAAGGGCGGCTCCGGCGCCGGCCTGAACCTCTCCCGCATCCGCTCCTCCAAGGAGCTGCTGTCCTCGGGCGGCAACGCCTCCGGCCCGGTCTCCTTCATGCGCGGCGCCGACGCCTCCGCCGGAACGATCAAGTCCGGTGGCGCCACCCGCCGCGCGGCCAAGATGGTCATCCTCGACGTCGACCACCCCGACATCGAGGACTTCATCGAGACCAAGGTCAAGGAAGAGGAGAAGATCCGCGCCCTGCGCGACGCGGGCTTCGACATGGACCTGGGCGGTGACGACATCACGTCCGTCCAGTACCAGAACGCCAACAACTCGGTCCGCGTGAACGACGAGTTCATGAAGGCCGTCGAGAACGGCGAGAAGTTCGGCCTGCGGGCCCGCCTGACCGGCGAGGTCATCGAGGAGGTCGACGCCAAGGCCCTGTTCCGCAAGATGGCCGAGGCCGCCTGGGCGTGCGCCGACCCGGGCATCCAGTACGACGACACGATCAACCACTGGCACACCTGCCCGGAGTCCGGCCGGATCAACGGCTCGAACCCCTGCAGCGAGTACATGCACCTGGACAACACGTCCTGCAACCTGGCCTCGCTGAACCTGATGAAGTTCCTGAAGGACGACGGCAAGGGCAATCAGTCCTTCGAGGCCGAGCGGTTCCAGAAGGTCGTCGAGCTGGTCATCACCGCGATGGACATCTCGATCTGCTTCGCGGACTTCCCGACCGAGAAGATCGGCGAGAACACCCGCGCGTTCCGCCAGCTCGGCATCGGCTACGCCAACCTCGGCGCCCTGCTGATGGCCACCGGTCACGCGTACGACTCCGACGGCGGCCGCGCCCTCGCCGGTGCCGTCACCTCCCTGATGACCGGTACCGCCTACCGCCGCTCCGCGGAGCTGGCCGCGGTCGTCGGCCCGTACGACGGCTACGCCCGCAACGCCGACGCCCACAAGCGCGTCATGAAGCAGCACGCCGACGCCAACGACAAGGCCGTCCGCATGGACGACCTGGACACGCCGGTCTGGGCCGCCGCCACGGAGGCCTGGCAGGACGTGCTGCGCCTGGGCGAGAAGAACGGTTTCCGTAACTCGCAGGCGTCCGTCATCGCCCCGACCGGCACCATCGGTCTGGCGATGTCCTGCGACACCACCGGCCTCGAGCCCGACCTCGCGCTGGTCAAGTTCAAGAAGCTGGTCGGCGGCGGGTCGATGCAGATCGTGAACGGCACCGTCCCGCAGGCCCTGCGCCGCCTGGGCTACCAGGAGGAGCAGATCGAGGCGATCGTCGCCCACATCGCCGAGC includes:
- the nrdR gene encoding transcriptional regulator NrdR; protein product: MHCPFCRHPDSRVVDSRTTDDGTSIRRRRQCPDCSRRFTTVETCSLMVVKRSGVTEPFSRTKVINGVRKACQGRPVTEDALAQLGQRVEEAVRATGSAELTTHDVGLAILGPLQELDLVAYLRFASVYRAFESLEDFEAAIAELREQTGHRAAGDEDAGAGSREDDCGSGGAVQVPEPAGAAD
- a CDS encoding vitamin B12-dependent ribonucleotide reductase; amino-acid sequence: MTETASGPARGSRVKGAKTGKGLRIERIHTTPGVHPYDEVTWERRDVVMTNWRDGSVNFEQRGVEFPDFWSVNAVNIVTSKYFRGAVGTPQRETSLKQLIDRIVKTYRKAGEDYKYFASPADAEIFEHELAYALLHQIFSFNSPVWFNVGTPQPQQVSACFILSVDDSMESILDWYKEEGMIFKGGSGAGLNLSRIRSSKELLSSGGNASGPVSFMRGADASAGTIKSGGATRRAAKMVILDVDHPDIEDFIETKVKEEEKIRALRDAGFDMDLGGDDITSVQYQNANNSVRVNDEFMKAVENGEKFGLRARLTGEVIEEVDAKALFRKMAEAAWACADPGIQYDDTINHWHTCPESGRINGSNPCSEYMHLDNTSCNLASLNLMKFLKDDGKGNQSFEAERFQKVVELVITAMDISICFADFPTEKIGENTRAFRQLGIGYANLGALLMATGHAYDSDGGRALAGAVTSLMTGTAYRRSAELAAVVGPYDGYARNADAHKRVMKQHADANDKAVRMDDLDTPVWAAATEAWQDVLRLGEKNGFRNSQASVIAPTGTIGLAMSCDTTGLEPDLALVKFKKLVGGGSMQIVNGTVPQALRRLGYQEEQIEAIVAHIAEHGNVIDAPGLKQEHYEVFDCAMGERAISPMGHVRMMAAIQPWISGALSKTVNMPETATVEEVEEIYFEAWKMGIKALAIYRDNCKVGQPLSAKKKDDGKKPEVKAEEAPAKVEKVVEYRPVRKRLPKGRPGITTSFTVGGAEGYMTANSYPDDGLGEVFLKMSKQGSTLAGMMDAFSIAVSVGLQYGVPLETYVSKFTNMRFEPAGMTDDPDVRMAQSIVDYIFRRLALDFLPFETRSALGIHSAEERQRHLETGSYEPLDDEDVDVEGLAQSAPRAQELKAVATPKAEAEAAKPAPKQAHTSAELVEMQLGIQADAPLCFSCGTKMQRAGSCYICEGCGSTSGCS